The DNA window CAAGGCCGACCAAGCCTATCCGATCGACAACCGGTTGTTCATCAAGGGCGCGGACTATTACTTCGACAACTCGCCGTTCCATTATTTTTATGCCAGCCCTGGTTCATTCCGCAAGTTGCACTGCACCAACGCCCAAACCATCGCCACACTCGACTCGGCGATCGTCAATTACGAACACTTCTCGATGGACATCGTCGGCCATGTGAGCGGCTCTGTCGCCAAGGACAAGGCGCTGTCCATCGACCTGCGCAAGATCACGCTCAAGGACACCGTCGGCGGGGTGCTGATCACGCAGGCGAGCGGTTCCTAACGACAGCCAAAACGCGGTCTTTGCGCAACAGTTCGCGCTCTAAATCCTTGATCCGCCGGGCAGACGCTCTTGTGGCCTGCGGGCTGGCTCGCATCTCCTCGGGCTCGGCCAGCGCGCGGCGGTGCAACTCGCGCGCCACGTGCTGAGCTCGGCTCCGGATACACCCCGTGCTCGCGGCACCAGGCGTTCACGCTGGCCTCGTTCATGGGTGCCGTGGTAATCACCGCCTCCAACCGCGCGCTCGCAGTCCAGCGCCATCCTCGGGCGACCCTGGACTGCGCCTCCTCGCGGAGAAAGCCGCCAAGGATGCCGGGCTGCAGGTTCTGTGCCCGATGGCGCAGGCCTGCCGGGCCGGCTTGCCGGTGCTGGAGGCGCTGGTGGTGCAGATGAGCTTCCGGGGGCTGCCCGTGCTGGCGGACCTGTTGACCGGGGCGCTCTATCTCTATGATTCCAGGACCGGCCACTGCCTCTCCAACTCGCGGCTGCATCTGGATATGGCCAAGCGGGTCGAGATGAACCAGGTCAAGGCCCAAGCCTGGCTGCGCCAGCGTCAGAACGACCTGCAGGCCGCGAAGCGGTAGCCCCCGGTGCCTCAGACCGGTCGGGTGACGCCGCAGTGGGATTCAGCCGCTGGGCTCCAGGTCGTCCAGCTCCGGGAGGTCATCCCGACCCTCGGCGTCCTCACCCCCGTCCTCGTCGCCTTCTCCTGTTGCTTCGCGCCGCTGACGGGCCCAGAGCTCAAGCACAGCTCGCCGATGGCGTGCAGCTCGGCAGCATCCACCGCTGCGCCCATCAGTTCCATGTGGGTGTCGATGGCTGTGTCGAGCAGTGCCCGGCCGTTGTCGGTCAGCAGCGCGGAGCGGAATACGGCCGGGCTCAGGCCGCCGCCGGCAGCCCGGCAGCCTGGCTGCACAACCGCTGGCACAGCTCGGCAATCTGGCACAGCCGGGCGCTGTCGCAGGCACGCAAGCCCTCTTCGAGGATCTCGCGCAAGTCCTGAATGGCTTGCAACAAGGTGGAGTGTTCGTTCGGGGCCAGCATGAGGGTGGATGGCATGGACAGGTCCTCCATGGGGCGCTGGACGTCCAGCGCAGGCCGCCAGCGTAGCAAGCCGGTGGACGATGCGAAAGAGGTCCCAACCGACAAGCGCCATCGGCAGGCCACCGGACGACCCGGGCGGCCGCCCCAGGGTGAAGCGCAGGCCTGGCCTGCGGGCCTGGGGCGGCCTGACCTGAGCCCCGGACGGCCTTGCCGCTGGCGCCCAGGCTGTCGGGCAGCTTACGGGGGCGATGCGGCGCCGGCCTTGACCCGGATCAAGGGGAGGACGCGTCTGCGCCCAGAGGCGTGTTGTATTCCGGCCTTGCCAGGCAGCACTGGAGCATTCGCGCAATGTTGAAGCGCATGAACCCATCTGGCTACCAACGGCCATCGCTGTGCGATCCGATGCAGGTAACGGGCAGTGAATCGCTCGATCCACGATCTTGCTGTTCCTGGTGTGCAGCGATAAGCTGAGGACATTTTCCAAAAGGGATGCTCCGCATGACACCGACCTACGCCGAACTGCAAGCCCAGATTGCCGCGCTCACCGCCCGGGCCGACGCTGCCCGCCGCGCGGAACTGGCCAGCGTGATCGCCGAGATCCAGCAAAAGATGGCCGACTATGGCATCACCCTGGAAGACCTGGGCGGCAAGCGCGCCAGCTTTCGCAAGGGCCGCACGGTCGCGCCGAAGTACCGCCACCCGACGACCGGCCAGACCTGGACGGGACGAGGCAAGCATCCGCGCTGGCTGGCTGCGGAGATCGCCGCGGGCCAGGACATCACCGCGTTCGCCATCGCCTGAGCGGCAGCCATGGCTGCCAACCCTGTGCATCCCGCACCCGTGCGCAGCATGCTGCGCGCCAAACTGCACCGCGCCACCCTCACTGGTGCGGATCTGCACTATGAGGGATCCTGCGGCATCGACCAGACTTTGCTTGAGGCCTGCGACATTCTCCCCGGCGAGCAGATCGAAATCTATAACGTCACCAACGGCGCGCGTCTGAGCACCTATGCCATCGCCGAACCAGCCGGAAGCAAACGGATCACCTTGAATGGCTCGGCGGCTCGGCATGCTGCCGTCGGCGATCTGCTGATCATCTGTACCTACAGTCCGATGGACGACGCAACTGCACGCGCCTTCAAGCCGCGCATCGCCTTGCTCGATCCCGATAATCAGATTGCCGCAATGAAAGCCTGAAGACGATGAATCCCAACGCCGCGCATACGCTTGCTGGCACGACAACGCAACCGTTGTCGCTCCAGAATCGATCGCTTTCCGTCAAGCTGGCCGCTGTCCTCTTGGGCACGCTGCTGCTCACGGTGTCTTCGCTGATCACGGTCCCGATGGTTCCCGTGCCGATGACCCTGCAGACGCTGGCGGTGACCTTGGTGGGTGCCCTCTACGGTTGGCGGCTGGGCAGCGTGACGATCATCGCCTGGTTGGTGGAAGGGGCTCTGGGCTTGCCGGTTCTCGCGGGTGGGGCCTCCGGAATCGCCCATTTCATGGGGCCAACGGGCGGCTACCTGTTCGCCTTTCCCCTGGCCGGTGCGCTCACCGGCTGGCTGGCCGGGCGGGGCCGGAATGGGTCGCGGCCCTTCCTGGTGTTTCTGGCGATGCTCGCGGGTAACACCCTATGTCTGCTGCTTGGCGCTGTTTGGCTGGCCGGCATGATCGGGCCGGCCAAGGCCATCACTTTGGGTGTCCTGCCTTTTGTGTTCGGGGGAGTCCTGAAGTCCATCCTTGGGGCTGCGATCGTCAGGGCCTGGTCGGCCATGCGGTAGTCATGCGAGCCGCCGGCCTCTTAGCCGCGCATGAATGCGTTCTTCCCCGGCACGGCTCAGCGCGTCCAGTGCTTGAGCCCCGCGCGGAAGATCAAGATGCGCGGGCCTGGAACCCGGTCGGAAGACCGGCGGAAGGGCCGATCCATCCCCGGGTCGATGCTGCACAAAACACGGTGAGCATGGCGTCGCCATGCGCCGGAGTCCACTTCCCCGCGCACCCCGCGATCGAGAGCCCATTGTGTTCACTGCGGCCAAGAAGCTACAGACCCCAACCACGCGCTCCTCACGCATCCGCCTGCTCAGGGAGGGGCTGCTGCTTGTCCTGCCCGCCCTGCTGGTGGTCGTGTGGGGGATATGGGCCGAACGCAATCAATACCAATACCGCCAGATCCAGCGACAATCGCTATGGCCTGAATCGTGAATGACTCACCGCTGAGCAAGTTCAATGCCATATCAGCTAGCCCAACTCAATATTGCCGTAGCCAGGGCGCCACTGGACTCCCCTGTGATGGCCGATTTTGTTGCCAATCGAGAGCGCATCAACGCACTCGCCGCAGCCGCACCGGGTTTTATATGGGCGTATCAACCTGAAGCCGGCGATGCCCATGTGCTGCTGCAGTCGACGCATCCCATCTTGTTTCATCTATCCGTATGGCAGGATCCCGATGCACTGAGTCGTTTTGTCTACAGGGGCGAGCATGCCGAATGGATTCGGCGAAGGAAAGAGTGGTTCACGGGCTTGGCCCAAACCCATGCCGTGCTGTGGTGGGTCGTCCGCAATCATCGTCCGACTGTTGATGAAGCCAAATTCAAATTGGATCTCCTTCTGAAGAACGGCCCTACGCGAGAGGCATTCGCGTTTAAGCGGGTTTTTTGCCCTTGTGACCTGCCACGGTTCATCGGACCAGTCATTCCTGGACGACGGCCCCCTGTTTCACAGTTGAACACCCTTGCTGCACGAACTCGTTCGGGGTCCGGTAGCCGAGACTGCTGTGCGGCCGGACCTCGTTGTAATGCCGCCGCCATTGCTCGATGACGACCTTCGCCTCGGTGCGATTCCTGAACCATTCCAGGCTCAGGCATTCGTCCCGGAATCGGGGCCATTGTCGGAGCGAACGTACCGCGGTGCGCCGTGCACGCTGACGAGCTGGGACAACACCTCGACCACGCGGCCGGATTTGATGGAGCCGGCCACGTCGATCGTCAGGCTCACCTTGGTGAACTCGTCGATCACGGTGAAGCACTTGAGCTTCTGCGCCGTTGGCGCACGCGTCGTGCACGAAATCGTAAGCCCAGACCTGGCCTGGCCTGGCCCCTTCGGGGTGCACGGCCGCGGCCTGCTGCCGGCGACGCGCTTCCTGGGCCGCTTGCGCGGCACCTGCAGATTGCCCTTGGTCCACAGCCGCCACGCCCGACCATGGCCCATCTCGAAGCCCTGGCGCTCCATAAACACGTGCACACGACGAGACCCGAAGCGTGGGTACTGCGCCGACAGCACGCTCATCGCGCCCAGCGCCGGAACATCCTTCTCGAGCATCTTCGACGTGTAGTTCAAAGCAGACCTCGCCACCGACAGCAGCGCGCAAGCCCTTCGCTGCGACAGGCCACGCCCAATGGCGAACCGGACCTGCTCGCGACGCGCCTGCGCGCTCACCATTTTTTTGCGGCGATCTCCTTCATCACGTCGATCTCAAGGTCGCGGTCGGCCACCATCCTCTTCAGCCGCGCGTTCTCCTGTTCGAGCTCACGCAGCTTTTTCACGTCGGCCGTGTCCATCGACCCGAAATACCGCCGCCAGTTGTAGATCGTCTGCTCGCTGACTCCGTGCCGCTTGGCCACCTCGCCCACGGGCTCACGGTCGGCCTCCCGCAGGATCGACACCATCTTCTCTTCGCTGAACCGGCTCTTCCTCACCACTCCCTCCTTGTCGGCGGGAGCCATCATCTCAAGTTTTAAATGGTCCGAAAATCCCGGGGCAGGTCACGGGCATGACGAGCACCCGGCGGCATGCCAGTCCAGAACTGCGGCCAGGTCGACGAAGCCGCGCGCCATCGGGATGTAGGTGATGTCCATCGCCCAGACCTGATTGGCGCGCTCGATCTTCAGCCCCCGCAGCAGGTACGGGTAGATCGGATGCCGGGGATGCTTGCGGCTCGTGTTGGGCTTCTTGTACAGCGCCTCGATGCCCATGCGGGCCATCAACGTGCCGACGTGCAGCCGGCCGACCAGATGTCCTTCGCGCCGCAGCAAGTCGCGCAGCAGGCGGCTGCCGGCGAAGGGATGCTCCAGGTGCAACTCGTCCATGCGGCGCATCAGCGCCAGGTCGCACTCGTTCACCGGCCGGGGCTAGTAATACGCAGTGCCCCGACTGATGTCGAGCAGTTGGGCCTGACGCTTCACCGGCAGTTTGTGGTCGCGGTCGATCATTGACTTGCGCTCAGCAGTCCCGCCTTGGTGAGCGCGCCGCTTAAAAAATCTACAGGGACTCCCCCCGCAGTCAAGAGATGTGGATGGTTGACCTTGATGGCGATTTTTCTTGCCTCTGCATGAATTCAAGGCGCACCCGAACGAGGAACAGACTGCACATCTACAGACGGCCTTGTTGCACGACCAGCATGCGGACCCAGATACGAACCGCGCAGCGGGGCTCCATTCGTTCTTCGGCGTCCCCAGACTTGGTGCGCCAGATTTTTTATCGAGCTTGCACGCTGCCGGTCTGACCTGTTCAATGCATCTTCGAACTCACGTCTTGCAAGGACATCAACTCGGCATCAAGCGGCCAGCGCCCCAGGCGCTCCTGACTTGATGCCGACATGGTGCGCATCGAACGCTTTCCCCCGGACGAAGACCGCCCACACGATGCGCGCATTCTTGTTGGCCAGCGCAACCACGGCCTTCTGCCAACCCGATTTTTCGCGCAGCCGGTGCGCCCACTTCGAGATCGGATCATCACGCCGGTGGGCGGTCATCACGGCTGACCTTGCCCCTTGAATCAGCAAGGTGCGCAAATAGGGCTCACCGCGTTTGGTGATCGCCCCCAGAGTGGCCTTGCCTCCACTGGAGCGTTGTCGCGGCACCAGCCCCAGCCACGCGCCAAACTGGGCACCGTTCTTGAACTGCTTGAAATCCCCCACCGTGGCCACCAGGGCCGATGCCGTCACGGGCCCGACGCCGAGGAGCTTCTCGGCCTGACGCACCGGCTCACTTGCTTTCAGATGGGCGGCAATGCGTTCGTCACACCAGGCCAGATGGGCATCAAGTTCCCGCCACTGCCCCCAAGCCCGCTGCAGCGCCAATCGCGCCAGACCGCCCAGTTCATTGCTGGCGTCCTCGATGACATCAAGTAAACCCCGGAGCAGCTCTGTGGGATTTTGCGCAAACACGAGACCAAACTCAGCCAGCAGGCCACGAATGCGGTTGATGCATGCGGTGCGCTCGGTCTTGAAACCCTCACGCAGGCGGTGGATGCACAGCATGCTTTGTTGCTCGACGCTTTTGACGGGAACGAAATGCATGTGGGGCCGACTGGCTGCTTCGCAGATGGCGGCAGCGTCATTGGCGTCGTTCTTTCCGCTCTTGCCCTGCACACGGTAGGGCTCGACCAAATGCGCGGCGATGATGCGCGCATCCAGACCGAGGGCGATGAGTCGACGCGCCCAGTGATGTGCACCGGAACTGGCTTCCATGGCGACCACGCAGCCTGGCGGTAACTGCGCGCACCACGCCATGAACTTGTCGCGCGGGAGTGCCAGACTGGTGATGCGGTTTCCAATCGCATCCACTGCGTGAACCTGGATGATGCGCTTTGCCAAATCAACGCCGACTCGTGTCATCGTGCTCATGGGGATCTTCCTTTCAAGTGGTTTCAGAATGACTTCCGCTGGTCAATCCTCGCAGCGAATGCCATGGCCGCATCGTGGGAAGTCCCTTCGTATTCATTCTCCAGCGTCAGCTGCCCGATCTTGGCGTGCAGCGACTTCATGTCCACGGTCGGTGCCGCACTTGGCGCTGCGCTCGTGCCGAACACGTCGTAGGCGCGCTCCAGCAGTTGCCGGCGCCACTCGCTGACCTGGGTGGGATGAACCTCGAACTGCTGCGCGATCTCGGCGATCGTCTTGTCGTCCTTCATCGCCGCCAAGGCCACTTTGGCCTTGAACGCCGGTGAGTGATTGCGACGGGTCCTCTTGCTCATGTCTGCTCCTGTTCTGTCGGGCGAATTCCTCGCCCTTGGGAGCAGCCTATCCACTTATCCCCGTGTTCAGTTTCGCCGAGCCACCTCTCTACGCAAGCCAACACGACAAAACAAGGTTTGAATTTCCTATGCGCAGCGCC is part of the Thiomonas sp. X19 genome and encodes:
- a CDS encoding IS110 family transposase; translated protein: MSTMTRVGVDLAKRIIQVHAVDAIGNRITSLALPRDKFMAWCAQLPPGCVVAMEASSGAHHWARRLIALGLDARIIAAHLVEPYRVQGKSGKNDANDAAAICEAASRPHMHFVPVKSVEQQSMLCIHRLREGFKTERTACINRIRGLLAEFGLVFAQNPTELLRGLLDVIEDASNELGGLARLALQRAWGQWRELDAHLAWCDERIAAHLKASEPVRQAEKLLGVGPVTASALVATVGDFKQFKNGAQFGAWLGLVPRQRSSGGKATLGAITKRGEPYLRTLLIQGARSAVMTAHRRDDPISKWAHRLREKSGWQKAVVALANKNARIVWAVFVRGKAFDAHHVGIKSGAPGALAA
- the panD gene encoding aspartate 1-decarboxylase; the encoded protein is MAANPVHPAPVRSMLRAKLHRATLTGADLHYEGSCGIDQTLLEACDILPGEQIEIYNVTNGARLSTYAIAEPAGSKRITLNGSAARHAAVGDLLIICTYSPMDDATARAFKPRIALLDPDNQIAAMKA
- a CDS encoding H-NS family nucleoid-associated regulatory protein — protein: MTPTYAELQAQIAALTARADAARRAELASVIAEIQQKMADYGITLEDLGGKRASFRKGRTVAPKYRHPTTGQTWTGRGKHPRWLAAEIAAGQDITAFAIA
- a CDS encoding biotin transporter BioY; protein product: MNPNAAHTLAGTTTQPLSLQNRSLSVKLAAVLLGTLLLTVSSLITVPMVPVPMTLQTLAVTLVGALYGWRLGSVTIIAWLVEGALGLPVLAGGASGIAHFMGPTGGYLFAFPLAGALTGWLAGRGRNGSRPFLVFLAMLAGNTLCLLLGAVWLAGMIGPAKAITLGVLPFVFGGVLKSILGAAIVRAWSAMR